A DNA window from Streptomyces parvus contains the following coding sequences:
- a CDS encoding pitrilysin family protein, translating to MPMGHTATAQAGSGGLTATEHRLANGLRVVLSEDHLTPVAAVCLWYDVGSRHEVKGRTGLAHLFEHLMFQGSGQVKGNGHFELVQGAGGSLNGTTSFERTNYFETMPTHQVELALWLEADRMGSLLAALDEESMENQRDVVKNERRQRYDNVPYGTAFEKLTALSYPEGHPYHHTPIGSMADLDAATLEDARAFFRTYYAPNNAVLSVVGDIDPEQTLAWIEKYFGSIPSHDGKQPPRDGTLPEIIGEQLREVVHEEVPARALMAAYRLPHDGTRACDAADLALTVLGGGESSRLHNRLVRRDRTAVAAGFGLLRLAGAPSLGWLDVKTSGGVEVETIEAAVDEELARFAAEGPTPEEMERAQAQLEREWLDRLGTVAGRADELCRYAVLFGDPQLALTAVGRVLDVTAEEVRAAAEAALRPDNRAVLVYEPIEPADEAAEGEEGTDAHEGAAK from the coding sequence ATGCCCATGGGTCACACGGCCACCGCACAGGCCGGCTCCGGCGGCTTGACAGCGACCGAGCACCGCCTGGCCAACGGCCTGCGTGTGGTGCTCTCCGAGGACCATCTGACCCCGGTCGCCGCGGTCTGCCTCTGGTACGACGTCGGCTCGCGCCACGAGGTCAAGGGACGCACCGGCCTGGCTCACCTCTTCGAGCACCTGATGTTCCAGGGTTCGGGCCAGGTCAAGGGGAACGGTCACTTCGAGCTCGTCCAGGGGGCCGGCGGCTCGCTCAACGGAACGACCAGCTTCGAGCGGACCAACTACTTCGAGACCATGCCCACCCATCAGGTGGAGCTGGCCCTGTGGCTCGAAGCCGACCGGATGGGCTCCCTCCTCGCCGCGCTCGACGAGGAGTCCATGGAGAACCAGCGCGACGTCGTCAAGAACGAGCGCCGCCAGCGTTACGACAACGTGCCCTACGGCACCGCGTTCGAGAAGCTGACCGCCCTCTCCTACCCCGAGGGCCACCCCTACCACCACACCCCCATCGGCTCCATGGCCGACCTGGACGCGGCCACGCTGGAGGACGCCCGCGCGTTCTTCCGTACGTACTACGCGCCCAACAACGCGGTGCTCTCGGTGGTCGGCGACATCGATCCCGAGCAGACCCTCGCCTGGATCGAGAAGTACTTCGGCTCCATCCCCTCCCACGACGGCAAGCAGCCGCCGCGCGACGGGACACTGCCCGAGATCATCGGCGAGCAGCTGCGCGAAGTGGTCCACGAGGAGGTCCCGGCGCGTGCCCTGATGGCCGCCTACCGCCTTCCGCACGACGGCACCCGCGCCTGCGACGCCGCGGACCTGGCGCTGACCGTGCTGGGCGGCGGGGAGTCCTCCCGGCTGCACAACCGCCTGGTCCGCCGAGACCGTACGGCCGTGGCGGCGGGCTTCGGCCTGCTGCGGCTCGCCGGGGCGCCCTCGCTGGGCTGGTTGGACGTGAAGACCTCCGGCGGCGTCGAGGTGGAGACGATCGAGGCCGCCGTCGACGAGGAGCTGGCCCGGTTCGCCGCCGAGGGGCCCACCCCCGAGGAAATGGAGCGGGCCCAGGCGCAGTTGGAGCGCGAGTGGCTCGACCGGCTCGGCACGGTCGCCGGCCGCGCCGACGAACTGTGCCGTTACGCGGTCCTGTTCGGCGACCCACAGCTCGCCCTGACCGCGGTGGGCCGCGTCCTGGACGTCACCGCGGAGGAGGTGCGCGCGGCCGCCGAGGCGGCCCTGCGCCCCGACAACCGGGCGGTGCTGGTCTACGAGCCCATCGAGCCGGCCGACGAGGCCGCCGAGGGCGAAGAGGGCACCGACGCGCACGAGGGGGCGGCCAAGTGA
- a CDS encoding pitrilysin family protein, producing the protein MEFHPQPTPGTARPWAFPAPERGALPNGLTVLRCHRPGQQVVAVEIFLDAPLEAEPEGLDGVATIMSRALSEGTDKHSAEEFAAELERCGATLDAHADHPGVRVSLEVPASRLAKALGLVAEALRAPAFVESEIERLVGNRLDEIPHEQANPSRRAAKQLSKELFPATARMSRPRLGTEETVRRIDQAAVRAFFDAHVRPSTATAVIVGDLTGIDLDALLAETLGDWSGNTAQARPVPPITADDTGRVVIVDRPGAVQTQLLIGRIGADRHERVWPAQVLGTYCLGGTLTSRLDRVLREEKGYTYGVRAFAQVLRSSGPDSGGAAMLAISGSVDTESTGPALDDLWKVLRTLAAEGLTDAERETAVQNLVGVAPLKFETAASVASTLADQVEQHLPDDYQAHLYARLAETGTVEATAAVVNAFPVDRLVTVLVGDAARIAEPVKALGIGEVTVVTG; encoded by the coding sequence ATGGAGTTCCACCCGCAGCCCACGCCCGGCACGGCCCGCCCCTGGGCCTTCCCGGCGCCCGAGCGCGGCGCTCTGCCCAATGGGCTGACCGTGCTGCGCTGCCACCGCCCCGGCCAGCAGGTCGTCGCCGTGGAGATCTTCCTGGACGCGCCGCTGGAGGCCGAGCCCGAGGGCCTGGACGGCGTGGCCACGATCATGTCGCGGGCGCTCTCCGAGGGCACCGACAAGCACAGCGCCGAGGAGTTCGCCGCCGAGTTGGAGCGCTGCGGCGCCACGCTCGACGCGCACGCCGACCACCCCGGCGTCCGGGTCTCCCTGGAGGTCCCGGCCTCCCGGCTGGCCAAGGCGCTCGGACTGGTCGCCGAGGCGCTGCGTGCCCCCGCCTTCGTCGAGAGCGAGATCGAGCGACTGGTGGGCAACCGCCTCGACGAGATCCCGCACGAGCAGGCCAACCCGTCCCGGCGCGCCGCCAAGCAGCTCTCCAAGGAGCTGTTCCCGGCCACCGCCCGGATGTCCCGGCCGCGCCTGGGCACCGAGGAGACGGTCCGGCGGATCGACCAGGCCGCCGTGCGCGCCTTCTTCGACGCCCACGTCCGCCCGTCCACCGCGACGGCCGTGATCGTCGGCGACCTGACCGGCATCGACCTGGACGCGCTGCTGGCGGAGACCCTCGGCGACTGGTCGGGCAACACCGCCCAGGCCCGCCCGGTGCCGCCCATCACCGCGGACGACACCGGCCGCGTGGTCATCGTGGACCGTCCCGGCGCGGTCCAGACCCAGCTGCTGATCGGCCGCATCGGCGCCGACCGGCACGAGCGCGTGTGGCCCGCGCAGGTGCTCGGCACGTACTGCCTGGGCGGGACCCTCACCTCCCGGCTGGACCGGGTGCTGCGCGAGGAGAAGGGCTACACCTACGGCGTGCGCGCCTTCGCCCAGGTGCTGCGCTCCTCCGGCCCCGACTCGGGCGGCGCGGCGATGCTCGCGATCAGCGGCTCGGTGGACACCGAGTCCACCGGACCGGCCCTGGACGACCTCTGGAAGGTCCTGCGGACGCTCGCCGCCGAGGGGCTGACCGACGCCGAGCGCGAGACGGCCGTGCAGAACCTGGTGGGCGTCGCCCCGCTGAAGTTCGAGACCGCCGCCTCCGTCGCCAGCACGCTGGCCGACCAGGTCGAGCAGCACCTCCCCGACGACTACCAGGCCCACCTCTACGCCCGGCTCGCCGAGACGGGCACCGTGGAGGCGACCGCCGCCGTGGTCAACGCCTTCCCGGTCGACCGGCTGGTCACGGTCCTCGTGGGGGACGCCGCGCGGATCGCGGAGCCGGTGAAGGCCCTCGGTATCGGAGAGGTGACCGTCGTCACCGGCTGA
- a CDS encoding M23 family metallopeptidase, with product MAFTRATGKHRAPSRLTRRSAQAAGIAALATTGVLGSLSSPALAADTEAAKVADTGLAQALSVDATLAEQIDAQARAQERQADAVAKAKAKAAAEAREKAAKAKAKAEAEARAEEVREEEARAARAAERARLNAFHLPVAGSHVTTGYNTGGSLWSSGSHSGVDFQAASGSSVVAVGAGTVVEAGWGGAYGNNIVLRMADGTYTQYGHLSSIGVSVGQSVSSGQQIGLSGSTGNSTGPHLHFEARTTPDYGSDMDPVAYLRSHGLNV from the coding sequence ATGGCGTTCACCCGTGCCACCGGGAAGCACCGTGCCCCGAGCCGCCTCACGCGTCGCAGCGCCCAGGCCGCCGGCATCGCGGCCCTGGCCACCACCGGAGTCCTCGGCTCGCTGTCCTCCCCGGCGCTCGCCGCTGACACCGAGGCCGCCAAGGTCGCCGACACCGGCCTCGCCCAGGCCCTCTCCGTCGACGCCACCCTCGCCGAGCAGATCGACGCTCAGGCCCGCGCCCAGGAGCGGCAGGCCGACGCGGTCGCGAAGGCGAAGGCCAAGGCAGCCGCCGAGGCCCGCGAGAAGGCCGCCAAGGCCAAGGCGAAGGCCGAGGCCGAGGCCCGTGCCGAGGAGGTCCGCGAGGAGGAGGCCCGTGCCGCCCGCGCCGCCGAGCGCGCCCGGCTGAACGCCTTCCACCTCCCGGTCGCCGGCTCCCACGTCACCACCGGCTACAACACCGGCGGCTCCCTCTGGTCCTCCGGCAGCCACTCCGGCGTGGACTTCCAGGCCGCCTCCGGCAGTTCCGTCGTCGCGGTCGGCGCCGGCACGGTCGTCGAGGCCGGCTGGGGCGGCGCGTACGGCAACAACATCGTGCTCCGGATGGCGGACGGCACCTACACCCAGTACGGCCACCTCTCGTCGATCGGCGTCTCCGTCGGCCAGAGCGTCTCCTCCGGCCAGCAGATCGGCCTCTCCGGCTCCACCGGCAACTCCACCGGCCCGCACCTGCACTTCGAGGCCCGCACCACCCCCGACTACGGCTCCGACATGGACCCCGTCGCCTACCTGCGCTCCCACGGTCTGAACGTCTGA
- a CDS encoding GntR family transcriptional regulator, which translates to MRIPAHSVCTAIRDDIVSGVYERGSRLTEELLARRYGVSRVPVREALRTLESEGFVVTRRHAGACVAEPTVQEAADLLEVRMLLEPLGAARAAQRRTEAHLKVLRGLVRLGQERARRGEGEDLRSLGGWFHETLAQASGSPGLIALLTQLRHKIAWMYAVEQPARPVDSWAERGAIVDAVARGDAERARALTAQHAERSTAEHRLRRPDLPGRRTAPVPPVRSSQHGVNTAGVRH; encoded by the coding sequence ATGCGCATTCCCGCGCATTCGGTATGCACGGCAATCCGTGACGACATCGTCTCCGGTGTCTACGAGCGTGGCAGCCGCCTCACCGAGGAGTTGCTGGCACGCCGCTACGGGGTCTCCCGCGTCCCGGTCCGCGAGGCGCTGCGCACCCTGGAGTCCGAGGGGTTCGTGGTCACCCGCAGACACGCCGGCGCCTGCGTGGCCGAGCCCACCGTCCAGGAGGCCGCCGACCTTCTGGAGGTGCGGATGCTCCTGGAGCCGCTGGGCGCGGCCCGCGCCGCCCAGCGCCGCACCGAAGCCCACCTGAAGGTGCTTCGCGGTCTGGTCAGACTGGGCCAGGAACGGGCCCGCCGGGGCGAGGGCGAGGACTTGCGCTCGCTGGGCGGCTGGTTCCACGAGACCCTCGCGCAGGCCTCAGGCAGCCCCGGGCTCATCGCGCTGCTCACCCAGCTCCGGCACAAGATCGCCTGGATGTACGCGGTCGAGCAGCCGGCCCGTCCGGTCGACTCCTGGGCCGAGCGCGGCGCGATCGTGGACGCGGTGGCGCGCGGCGACGCGGAACGGGCGAGGGCGCTCACCGCCCAGCACGCGGAACGCTCCACCGCCGAGCACCGGCTCCGCCGCCCGGATCTCCCGGGGCGTCGCACCGCCCCCGTCCCCCCGGTGAGAAGTTCGCAACACGGCGTAAACACTGCGGGCGTCCGGCATTAA
- a CDS encoding HPr family phosphocarrier protein produces MAERRVNVGWAEGLHARPASIFVRAATASGVPVTIAKADGNPVNAASMLAVLGLGAQGGEEIVLASDADDAEAALDRLAKLVAEGLEELPETV; encoded by the coding sequence ATGGCTGAGCGCCGCGTAAACGTCGGTTGGGCCGAGGGCCTGCACGCCCGCCCCGCTTCCATCTTCGTCCGTGCCGCCACGGCCTCCGGCGTCCCCGTGACGATCGCCAAGGCCGACGGCAACCCGGTGAACGCCGCCTCCATGCTGGCCGTGCTCGGTCTGGGCGCGCAGGGCGGCGAGGAGATCGTGCTCGCGTCCGACGCGGACGACGCCGAGGCCGCTCTGGACCGGCTGGCGAAGCTGGTCGCCGAGGGCCTGGAAGAGCTTCCGGAGACCGTCTGA
- a CDS encoding GNAT family N-acetyltransferase, whose product MEPTPEQSPHHAYPDHWEADVVLRDGGTARIRPITTDDAERLVSFYEQVSDESKYYRFFAPYPRLSDRDVHRFTHHDYVDRVGLAVTIGGEFIGTVRYDRIDDRGRPASAPADEAEVAFLVQDAHQGRGVASALLEHIAAVARERGIRRFAAEVLPANNKMIKVFRDAGYTQRRSFEDGSVHLTLDLEPTEKSLAVQRGREQRAEARSVQRLLAPGSVAVIGTGRTPGGVGRTVLRNLLAAGYTGRTYAVNRAFDEGLATLDGVPAHRSLGEIDEQVDLAVIAVPAHRVPEAVADCGEHGVQGLVVLSAGYAERGAEGRELQRELVRQARSYGMRIIGPNAFGIINTAETVRLNASLAPESPARGRIGLFTQSGAIGIALLSGLHRRGAGLSSFISAGNRADVSGNDFLQYSFEDPDTDVALLYLESLGNPRKFTRLARRTAAVKPVVVVKGARHSGTNPPGHAVPVSRIPDTTVSALMRQAGVIRVDTVTEMVDAGLLLAGQPLPVGPRVAILGNSESLGLLTYDACLAEGLRPRPPIDLTTAASPQDFRDALAEALADGTCDAVIVTAIPWVGENGEAETGDGQVLAEALTKAVAGGSAKPVAVVHVEIGGLAEALAAASSTAAPRPRTAAPRTASPEAGPDRAAATAPEATTDRTGTTTPATTAARTGPTAPGTPAAPATPPAPAASGTSASARPAPGTATSTPAPGTSTSVTLAPGTTTSGTPVPRTSTPATADPEAPARPGRIPAYPAAERAVRALAEAVKYAQWRRQAAVPGKIPEFLDDTIDEAGAAALIEAQLATAPDPRGRPLTHDEARELLGRYGIDVRPALPAPDPEAAVAAAARLGYPVALKTTAPHLRHRADLGGVRLDVADEEALRRAYGELTDLLGKPAELLPVVQAMAPRGVDTVVRASIDAAAGAILSFGLAGAPSELLGDTAHRLVPATDRDAAELIRSIRAAPVLFGWRGSTPVDTAALEELLLRLSRLVDDHPEVVSVALEPVVVAPQGLTVLGASVRLAPPPARSDVGPRRLPNY is encoded by the coding sequence ATGGAGCCCACGCCGGAACAGAGTCCGCATCACGCGTACCCCGACCACTGGGAAGCGGACGTGGTGCTCCGTGACGGGGGTACCGCGCGCATCAGGCCGATCACCACGGACGACGCCGAGCGACTGGTCAGCTTCTACGAGCAGGTGTCCGACGAATCGAAGTACTACCGCTTCTTCGCCCCGTATCCCCGCCTATCCGACCGGGACGTGCACCGCTTCACCCATCACGACTACGTCGACCGGGTGGGACTGGCGGTCACGATCGGCGGCGAGTTCATCGGGACCGTCCGCTACGACCGCATCGACGACCGGGGCCGCCCCGCCTCCGCCCCCGCCGACGAGGCCGAGGTCGCCTTCCTCGTCCAGGACGCCCACCAGGGCCGCGGAGTCGCATCGGCGCTGCTCGAACACATCGCCGCGGTCGCCCGTGAGCGCGGCATCCGCCGCTTCGCCGCCGAGGTGCTCCCCGCCAACAACAAAATGATCAAGGTGTTCCGGGACGCCGGGTACACCCAGCGCCGCAGCTTCGAGGACGGCTCCGTCCACCTCACCCTCGACCTCGAACCCACCGAGAAGTCCCTCGCCGTCCAGCGCGGCCGCGAACAGCGCGCCGAGGCCCGCTCGGTACAGCGCCTCCTGGCCCCCGGCTCCGTCGCGGTCATCGGCACCGGCCGCACCCCCGGCGGCGTGGGCCGCACGGTCCTGCGCAACCTCCTCGCCGCCGGCTACACCGGCCGCACCTACGCCGTGAACCGCGCCTTCGACGAGGGCCTCGCCACCCTCGACGGGGTCCCCGCCCACCGCTCGCTCGGCGAGATCGACGAGCAGGTCGACCTCGCCGTCATCGCCGTCCCCGCCCACCGGGTCCCCGAGGCCGTCGCCGACTGCGGTGAGCACGGCGTCCAGGGCCTGGTCGTCCTCTCCGCCGGTTACGCCGAGCGGGGCGCCGAGGGCCGCGAGCTCCAGCGCGAACTGGTCCGGCAGGCCCGCTCGTACGGCATGCGGATCATCGGCCCGAACGCCTTCGGCATCATCAACACCGCCGAGACCGTCCGGCTGAACGCCTCCCTCGCCCCCGAGTCGCCCGCCCGCGGCCGGATCGGCCTGTTCACCCAGTCCGGCGCGATCGGTATCGCCCTGCTCTCCGGCCTCCACCGGCGTGGCGCGGGCCTGTCCTCGTTCATCTCGGCGGGCAACCGGGCCGACGTCTCCGGCAACGACTTCCTCCAGTACTCCTTCGAGGATCCGGACACCGACGTCGCGCTGCTCTACCTCGAATCGCTCGGCAACCCCCGCAAGTTCACCCGCCTCGCCCGCCGCACCGCCGCCGTGAAGCCCGTCGTCGTGGTGAAGGGCGCCCGGCACAGCGGCACCAACCCGCCCGGCCACGCCGTCCCGGTCAGCCGCATCCCCGACACGACGGTCTCCGCGCTGATGCGGCAGGCCGGTGTCATCCGGGTCGACACCGTGACCGAGATGGTCGACGCCGGTCTCCTGCTGGCGGGCCAGCCCCTCCCGGTCGGCCCCCGGGTCGCCATCCTCGGCAACTCCGAGTCCCTCGGTCTGCTGACGTACGACGCCTGCCTCGCCGAGGGGCTGCGCCCGCGCCCGCCGATCGACCTCACCACCGCCGCCTCCCCGCAGGACTTCCGCGACGCGCTGGCCGAGGCGCTCGCGGACGGGACCTGCGACGCCGTGATCGTCACCGCCATCCCGTGGGTGGGGGAGAACGGGGAGGCCGAGACCGGTGACGGACAGGTGCTGGCCGAGGCCCTGACCAAGGCGGTGGCCGGGGGGTCGGCCAAGCCGGTGGCCGTCGTCCACGTCGAGATCGGCGGCCTCGCCGAGGCGCTGGCCGCCGCGAGCAGCACGGCGGCCCCCCGCCCCCGGACCGCGGCGCCGCGGACCGCGTCCCCGGAAGCGGGCCCGGACCGGGCGGCGGCCACCGCCCCGGAAGCGACCACGGACCGCACCGGGACCACCACCCCGGCAACGACGGCCGCCCGGACAGGGCCCACCGCCCCGGGAACGCCGGCCGCCCCCGCAACGCCGCCCGCTCCGGCCGCTTCCGGAACGTCGGCCTCCGCGAGGCCTGCCCCCGGAACAGCGACCTCGACGCCTGCCCCCGGAACGTCGACCTCCGTAACCCTTGCCCCCGGAACAACGACCTCCGGTACTCCCGTCCCCCGAACTTCGACCCCCGCAACGGCCGACCCCGAAGCCCCCGCCCGCCCCGGCCGTATCCCCGCCTACCCCGCCGCCGAACGCGCCGTACGCGCCCTCGCCGAGGCCGTGAAGTACGCCCAGTGGCGGCGCCAGGCCGCCGTGCCCGGCAAGATCCCCGAGTTCCTCGACGACACCATCGACGAGGCCGGGGCCGCCGCCCTGATCGAGGCACAGCTCGCCACCGCCCCCGACCCGCGCGGGCGCCCGCTCACCCACGACGAGGCCCGCGAGCTGCTCGGCCGCTACGGCATCGACGTACGCCCCGCCCTGCCCGCCCCCGACCCCGAGGCGGCCGTCGCCGCGGCGGCCCGGCTCGGCTACCCGGTGGCCCTCAAGACCACCGCGCCCCACCTGCGCCACCGCGCCGACCTCGGCGGGGTCCGCCTCGACGTGGCCGACGAGGAGGCGCTGCGCCGGGCGTACGGAGAGCTGACCGACCTCCTCGGCAAGCCCGCCGAACTGCTTCCCGTCGTCCAGGCGATGGCCCCGCGCGGCGTGGACACCGTCGTGCGGGCCTCCATCGACGCGGCCGCCGGGGCGATCCTCTCCTTCGGCCTCGCGGGAGCGCCCTCCGAACTGCTCGGCGACACCGCGCACCGGCTGGTCCCCGCCACCGACCGGGACGCCGCCGAGCTGATCCGGTCCATCAGGGCGGCCCCGGTGCTGTTCGGCTGGCGCGGCTCGACCCCGGTCGACACGGCCGCGCTCGAAGAGCTGCTGCTGCGGCTCTCCCGGCTGGTCGACGACCACCCGGAGGTGGTCTCCGTCGCCCTCGAACCCGTCGTCGTCGCCCCGCAGGGACTCACCGTGCTCGGCGCGAGCGTCCGGCTCGCCCCGCCGCCCGCCCGGAGCGACGTCGGCCCCCGCCGCCTTCCGAACTACTGA
- a CDS encoding DUF5998 family protein, whose amino-acid sequence MAKTGTTTKGLRAAIERSGYYPALVAEAVEAAVGGEPVASYLVHQETTFDSNEVRRHVTVLVLTEHRFIVSHTDEQAADTSSPTPYATTSTESVKLERISSVVVSRVVANPEKYVPGTLPREVVLTIGWGAVSRIDLEPAACGDSNCEADHGYTGSSTADDLSLRVSEAGDGPDAVRQTLVFAQALSEATAATAASGR is encoded by the coding sequence ATGGCAAAGACCGGTACGACGACCAAGGGGCTGCGCGCGGCGATCGAGCGCAGCGGCTACTACCCGGCCCTCGTGGCCGAGGCGGTGGAGGCCGCCGTCGGCGGGGAGCCGGTCGCTTCGTACCTGGTCCACCAGGAGACCACGTTCGACTCCAACGAGGTGCGCCGTCATGTGACCGTCCTCGTCCTGACCGAGCACCGGTTCATCGTCAGCCACACCGACGAGCAGGCCGCCGACACCAGCTCCCCGACGCCGTACGCCACCACCTCCACCGAGTCGGTGAAGCTGGAGCGGATCTCCTCCGTCGTCGTCAGCCGGGTGGTGGCCAACCCGGAGAAGTACGTCCCGGGCACCCTGCCCCGCGAGGTCGTCCTGACCATCGGCTGGGGCGCGGTCTCCCGGATCGACCTGGAGCCCGCCGCCTGCGGCGACTCCAACTGCGAGGCCGACCACGGCTACACCGGCAGCTCCACCGCCGACGACCTGAGCCTGCGGGTCAGCGAGGCCGGTGACGGCCCCGACGCCGTGCGCCAGACCCTCGTCTTCGCCCAAGCGCTCTCCGAGGCCACGGCCGCCACCGCGGCGAGTGGCCGCTGA
- a CDS encoding alkaline phosphatase family protein codes for MAQPAWQDPVPLDLGTAPVPEYGSGSLADLLPTLAAGLEVPGFTAAIPELTPADRNCVFLIDGLGWEQIKAHPDEAPFLHSLLPTSRGSTGRPLTAGFPSTTATSLASVGTGLPPGEHGLPGYTARNPETGELMNQLRWKPWTEPKAWQPYPTVFQLADAAGVHTAQVSAPMFEQTPLTKIALSGGSFLGRLSGEDRMDVAAQRLAAGDRSLVYTYYSEVDGKGHRFGTDSDAWRGQLMYVDGLARRLAEQLPPRSALYITADHGMIDIPFDEQSRIDFDEDWELSAGVALLGGEGRARHVYAVPGAQADVLAVWREVLGEQFWIASRDEAVAAGWFGPTIDERVYGRIGDVVAAAHDDVIITASVNEPHESAMAGVHGSLTPVEQLVPLLEVRS; via the coding sequence ATGGCCCAGCCCGCCTGGCAGGACCCCGTGCCGCTGGACCTCGGCACCGCGCCCGTGCCCGAGTACGGCAGCGGTTCGCTCGCGGACCTGCTGCCGACGCTCGCCGCCGGACTGGAGGTGCCGGGCTTCACCGCCGCGATCCCCGAGCTGACCCCGGCCGACCGCAACTGCGTCTTCCTGATCGACGGCCTCGGCTGGGAGCAGATCAAGGCCCACCCGGACGAAGCCCCGTTCCTGCACTCCCTGCTCCCCACCTCGCGCGGTTCCACCGGCCGCCCGCTCACCGCCGGCTTCCCCTCCACCACCGCGACCTCGCTCGCCTCCGTCGGTACGGGGCTGCCGCCCGGCGAGCACGGCCTGCCCGGCTACACCGCGCGCAACCCGGAGACCGGCGAGCTGATGAACCAGCTCCGCTGGAAGCCGTGGACCGAGCCGAAAGCCTGGCAGCCGTATCCCACGGTCTTCCAGCTCGCCGACGCGGCAGGCGTCCACACCGCGCAGGTCTCCGCGCCGATGTTCGAGCAGACCCCCCTCACCAAGATCGCGCTCAGCGGCGGCTCCTTCCTCGGCCGGCTCTCCGGCGAGGACCGGATGGACGTCGCCGCCCAGCGCCTGGCCGCGGGCGACCGCTCGCTCGTCTACACGTACTACAGCGAGGTCGACGGCAAGGGCCACCGCTTCGGCACCGACTCCGACGCCTGGCGCGGCCAGCTGATGTACGTCGACGGACTCGCCCGCCGCCTCGCCGAGCAGCTCCCGCCGCGTTCCGCGCTCTACATCACCGCCGACCACGGCATGATCGACATCCCGTTCGACGAGCAGTCCCGGATCGACTTCGACGAGGACTGGGAGCTGAGCGCGGGCGTCGCCCTCCTCGGCGGCGAGGGCCGCGCCCGCCACGTCTACGCGGTCCCCGGAGCCCAGGCCGATGTCCTGGCCGTCTGGCGCGAGGTCCTCGGCGAGCAGTTCTGGATCGCGAGCCGGGACGAGGCCGTGGCTGCCGGCTGGTTCGGCCCGACGATCGACGAGCGGGTGTACGGACGGATCGGCGACGTGGTCGCCGCCGCCCACGACGACGTGATCATCACGGCCTCCGTCAACGAGCCGCACGAGTCGGCGATGGCGGGCGTGCACGGCTCCCTGACCCCCGTGGAGCAGCTCGTCCCGCTCCTCGAAGTACGCTCGTAG
- a CDS encoding thymidine kinase, with translation MPELVFFSGTMDCGKSTLALQIGHNRSARGLQGVIFTRDDRAGEGKLSSRLGLVTDAVEAEEGMDLYAHIVDRVSRGGRVDYVIVDEAQFLAPDQIDQLARVVDDLKLDVFAFGITTDFRTKLFPGSQRLIELADRIEALQVEALCWCGARATHNARTVDGEMVVAGAQVVVGDVNRQAGEVGYEVLCRRHHCRRMTSGSARAGALSPDVLPVSSD, from the coding sequence ATGCCCGAGCTGGTGTTCTTCTCCGGAACCATGGACTGCGGAAAGAGCACGCTGGCCCTGCAGATCGGTCACAACCGCTCGGCCCGCGGCCTCCAGGGCGTGATCTTCACCCGGGACGACCGCGCGGGGGAGGGCAAGCTCTCCTCCCGGCTCGGCCTGGTGACCGACGCCGTCGAGGCCGAGGAGGGCATGGACCTGTACGCGCACATCGTGGACCGCGTCAGCCGGGGCGGCCGGGTCGACTACGTGATCGTGGACGAGGCGCAGTTCCTCGCCCCGGACCAGATCGACCAACTGGCCCGTGTGGTCGACGATCTGAAGCTCGACGTCTTCGCCTTCGGCATCACCACGGACTTCCGCACCAAGCTGTTCCCGGGCTCCCAACGGCTGATCGAACTGGCCGACCGCATAGAGGCCCTCCAGGTCGAGGCGCTCTGCTGGTGCGGGGCCCGCGCCACGCACAACGCCCGGACGGTGGACGGCGAGATGGTCGTCGCGGGCGCCCAGGTCGTCGTCGGCGACGTCAACCGGCAAGCCGGCGAGGTCGGTTACGAGGTGCTGTGCCGCCGCCACCACTGCCGCCGCATGACGAGCGGTTCCGCACGCGCCGGAGCGCTCTCGCCCGACGTCCTGCCGGTGTCGTCGGACTGA